One genomic window of Ziziphus jujuba cultivar Dongzao chromosome 4, ASM3175591v1 includes the following:
- the LOC107417322 gene encoding uncharacterized protein LOC107417322 isoform X2 encodes MENLGRERDSIPLGKYKICRLNIEQTIKFLMLSRSDIEKFSKEEFNQNQQMIQQLCHINRKNSVPLQEHAKLHPLAARSQIPFPSQGQNVKPHLQPNMTSASSSSGSQRGTDKRNMLNSYLHGFSSSLSQNAVGLPQQTSFSQKTSVNAQDPIIFTLQPQKLGWPKRIEMKKPQMPMQNIHEVLIPRNHDQPPASPPWTSQQSFPCPDEKNLPSLSKAMVLRYMTSTITTAYPTPSIPSSLPLDFNKHPAGVCPLSDTKHIPHSQTNAQSDNQTSSQFHDIKMPIMESPATDNGNQQPSTKMEPIERLCRAVASMSPRALVSAVNEIGSVMNMADIIHESRVAVGEIFLTSQICETEITAMPWMKRCKIEV; translated from the exons ATGGAAAATCTTGGGAGG GAAAGAGACTCAATACCACTTGGAAAGTACAAGATATGTAGACTTAATATTGAGCAAACGATAAAGTTTCTAATGTTATCCCGGAGTGATATCGAGAAGTTCTCAAAGGAGGAATTCAATCAAAATCAGCAGATGATTCAGCAACTTTGTCACATTAACAGAAAGAATTCTGTTCCTCTACAAGAACATGCAAAACTTCACCCACTTGCTGCTCGATCTCAAATTCCATTTCCATCACAAGGTCAAAATGTGAAACCTCACTTGCAGCCAAACATGACAAGCGCTTCATCCTCATCTGGTTCTCAAAGAGGGACGGATAAGAGGAATATGTTGAATTCATATCTGCACGGTTTTTCTAGTTCTTTAAGCCAAAATGCAGTCGGGTTGCCACAACAGACTAGCTTCTCTCAGAAGACCAGTGTCAATGCACAAGATCCTATTATCTTCACATTGCAGCCACAGAAGCTCGGGTGGCCCAAAAGGATTGAGATGAAGAAGCCACAGATGCCAATGCAGAACATCCATGAAGTTCTTATTCCTCGTAATCATGACCAGCCACCGGCATCTCCTCCTTGGACGTCTCAGCAGTCTTTTCCTTGCCCTGATGAGAAAAATCTCCCATCTCTTTCAAAGGCTATGGTCTTGCGATATATGACTTCAACAATTACTACAGCTTATCCTACTCCCTCGATTCCATCTTCATTACCACTAGACTTTAACAAACATCCTGCTGGTGTTTGTCCCCTCTCAGATACAAAACATATTCCACATTCTCAAACAAATGCTCAATCTGATAACCAGACCAGCAGTCAATTCCATGACATCAAAATGCCAATCATGGAAAGTCCTGCTACAGATAATGGGAACCAGCAACCATCGACTAAAATGGAGCCAATAGAACGCTTATGTAGAGCG GTAGCATCAATGTCACCTAGAGCATTGGTTAGTGCTGTTAATGAAATTGGTTCGGTCATGAACATGGCTGATATAATTCATGAGAGCAGAGTTGCTGTTGGTGAAATCTTTTTAACCAGTCAGATATGTGAAACGGAAATAACTGCAATGCCGTGGATGAAGAGATGCAAGATTGAGGTATGA
- the LOC107417323 gene encoding 3'-5' exonuclease has translation MATGIVDYELPDTTHNLYDVTLDTHKIHTVLTHTPSMVDSWISDTLQLHHHHPTTTHNNNDNNNDNNNNNSNDNNDNNTNPLMVGLDIEWRPNFNPQIDNPIATLQLCVADRCLIFQILHSPSIPNSLIDFLGNRTCAFVGVGIQHDVEKLLLDYGLGVANVVDIGALAATKLGKRELRSSGLKSLAKEVLGIEVEKPKRVTLSRWDNEWLTCVQVQYACIDAFLSFEIGKHLNAASGV, from the coding sequence ATGGCCACCGGAATAGTAGACTACGAGCTTCCCGACACCACCCACAATCTATACGACGTCACTTTGGACACCCACAAAATCCACACCGTCCTCACTCACACTCCTTCCATGGTGGATTCCTGGATCTCAGACActcttcaactccaccaccaccaccccaCTACCACTCACAACAACAACGACAACAAcaacgacaacaacaacaacaacagcaacgaCAACAACGACAACAACACTAACCCCCTCATGGTTGGCCTCGACATCGAGTGGCGGCCCAATTTCAACCCCCAGATCGACAACCCCATAGCCACCCTTCAGCTCTGCGTCGCCGATCGCTGCCTCATCTTCCAAATCCTTCACTCCCCTTCGATTCCGAACTCACTCATTGATTTTCTCGGGAATCGGACCTGTGCGTTTGTGGGTGTTGGGATTCAACACGATGTGGAGAAGCTTCTGCTGGATTATGGGTTGGGAGTGGCCAATGTGGTTGATATTGGAGCTCTGGCGGCGACTAAACTCGGTAAGAGGGAGCTGAGGAGTTCTGGGTTGAAGAGTTTGGCTAAAGAGGTTCTTGGAATTGAGGTTGAGAAGCCCAAGAGGGTTACATTGAGCAGGTGGGACAATGAATGGCTTACTTGTGTTCAGGTTCAGTATGCTTGTATTGatgctttcctttcttttgagATTGGTAAGCATTTGAATGCTGCTTCTGGGGTTTAA
- the LOC107417322 gene encoding uncharacterized protein LOC107417322 isoform X1: MENLGRVCNICVQERDSIPLGKYKICRLNIEQTIKFLMLSRSDIEKFSKEEFNQNQQMIQQLCHINRKNSVPLQEHAKLHPLAARSQIPFPSQGQNVKPHLQPNMTSASSSSGSQRGTDKRNMLNSYLHGFSSSLSQNAVGLPQQTSFSQKTSVNAQDPIIFTLQPQKLGWPKRIEMKKPQMPMQNIHEVLIPRNHDQPPASPPWTSQQSFPCPDEKNLPSLSKAMVLRYMTSTITTAYPTPSIPSSLPLDFNKHPAGVCPLSDTKHIPHSQTNAQSDNQTSSQFHDIKMPIMESPATDNGNQQPSTKMEPIERLCRAVASMSPRALVSAVNEIGSVMNMADIIHESRVAVGEIFLTSQICETEITAMPWMKRCKIEV; this comes from the exons ATGGAAAATCTTGGGAGGGTATGTAACATTTGTGTTCAG GAAAGAGACTCAATACCACTTGGAAAGTACAAGATATGTAGACTTAATATTGAGCAAACGATAAAGTTTCTAATGTTATCCCGGAGTGATATCGAGAAGTTCTCAAAGGAGGAATTCAATCAAAATCAGCAGATGATTCAGCAACTTTGTCACATTAACAGAAAGAATTCTGTTCCTCTACAAGAACATGCAAAACTTCACCCACTTGCTGCTCGATCTCAAATTCCATTTCCATCACAAGGTCAAAATGTGAAACCTCACTTGCAGCCAAACATGACAAGCGCTTCATCCTCATCTGGTTCTCAAAGAGGGACGGATAAGAGGAATATGTTGAATTCATATCTGCACGGTTTTTCTAGTTCTTTAAGCCAAAATGCAGTCGGGTTGCCACAACAGACTAGCTTCTCTCAGAAGACCAGTGTCAATGCACAAGATCCTATTATCTTCACATTGCAGCCACAGAAGCTCGGGTGGCCCAAAAGGATTGAGATGAAGAAGCCACAGATGCCAATGCAGAACATCCATGAAGTTCTTATTCCTCGTAATCATGACCAGCCACCGGCATCTCCTCCTTGGACGTCTCAGCAGTCTTTTCCTTGCCCTGATGAGAAAAATCTCCCATCTCTTTCAAAGGCTATGGTCTTGCGATATATGACTTCAACAATTACTACAGCTTATCCTACTCCCTCGATTCCATCTTCATTACCACTAGACTTTAACAAACATCCTGCTGGTGTTTGTCCCCTCTCAGATACAAAACATATTCCACATTCTCAAACAAATGCTCAATCTGATAACCAGACCAGCAGTCAATTCCATGACATCAAAATGCCAATCATGGAAAGTCCTGCTACAGATAATGGGAACCAGCAACCATCGACTAAAATGGAGCCAATAGAACGCTTATGTAGAGCG GTAGCATCAATGTCACCTAGAGCATTGGTTAGTGCTGTTAATGAAATTGGTTCGGTCATGAACATGGCTGATATAATTCATGAGAGCAGAGTTGCTGTTGGTGAAATCTTTTTAACCAGTCAGATATGTGAAACGGAAATAACTGCAATGCCGTGGATGAAGAGATGCAAGATTGAGGTATGA
- the LOC107417322 gene encoding uncharacterized protein LOC107417322 isoform X3, whose amino-acid sequence MENLGRVCNICVQERDSIPLGKYKICRLNIEQTIKFLMLSRSDIEKFSKEEFNQNQQMIQQLCHINRKNSVPLQEHAKLHPLAARSQIPFPSQGQNVKPHLQPNMTSASSSSGSQRGTDKRNMLNSYLHGFSSSLSQNAVGLPQQTSFSQKTSVNAQDPIIFTLQPQKLGWPKRIEMKKPQMPMQNIHEVLIPRNHDQPPASPPWTSQQSFPCPDEKNLPSLSKAMVLRYMTSTITTAYPTPSIPSSLPLDFNKHPAGVCPLSDTKHIPHSQTNAQSDNQTSSQFHDIKMPIMESPATDNGNQQPSTKMEPIERLCRAFCR is encoded by the exons ATGGAAAATCTTGGGAGGGTATGTAACATTTGTGTTCAG GAAAGAGACTCAATACCACTTGGAAAGTACAAGATATGTAGACTTAATATTGAGCAAACGATAAAGTTTCTAATGTTATCCCGGAGTGATATCGAGAAGTTCTCAAAGGAGGAATTCAATCAAAATCAGCAGATGATTCAGCAACTTTGTCACATTAACAGAAAGAATTCTGTTCCTCTACAAGAACATGCAAAACTTCACCCACTTGCTGCTCGATCTCAAATTCCATTTCCATCACAAGGTCAAAATGTGAAACCTCACTTGCAGCCAAACATGACAAGCGCTTCATCCTCATCTGGTTCTCAAAGAGGGACGGATAAGAGGAATATGTTGAATTCATATCTGCACGGTTTTTCTAGTTCTTTAAGCCAAAATGCAGTCGGGTTGCCACAACAGACTAGCTTCTCTCAGAAGACCAGTGTCAATGCACAAGATCCTATTATCTTCACATTGCAGCCACAGAAGCTCGGGTGGCCCAAAAGGATTGAGATGAAGAAGCCACAGATGCCAATGCAGAACATCCATGAAGTTCTTATTCCTCGTAATCATGACCAGCCACCGGCATCTCCTCCTTGGACGTCTCAGCAGTCTTTTCCTTGCCCTGATGAGAAAAATCTCCCATCTCTTTCAAAGGCTATGGTCTTGCGATATATGACTTCAACAATTACTACAGCTTATCCTACTCCCTCGATTCCATCTTCATTACCACTAGACTTTAACAAACATCCTGCTGGTGTTTGTCCCCTCTCAGATACAAAACATATTCCACATTCTCAAACAAATGCTCAATCTGATAACCAGACCAGCAGTCAATTCCATGACATCAAAATGCCAATCATGGAAAGTCCTGCTACAGATAATGGGAACCAGCAACCATCGACTAAAATGGAGCCAATAGAACGCTTATGTAGAGCG TTTTGCAGGTAG